In Tubulanus polymorphus chromosome 2, tnTubPoly1.2, whole genome shotgun sequence, a single window of DNA contains:
- the LOC141900488 gene encoding uncharacterized protein LOC141900488 translates to MMWYVVLSSLIAVIAATRTTSQPRYVGLGLGYDVRRADPTLGYADPGLKVTRRILDLSPNISTQGLALRGNIISFERLTDCIKKRQYKFITGSKSFQNIQQSHLVQDDDFTNTSFIKSEEFESVSRQTLEYRNVLVTHLTECSKGEGRLRMTRRPGSPALIDPDFAGELCWVDFTNARAVSRFIRQWGTHVITGIEVGDLDASRYSISRKTFLNFALAKASPIKICFRGEGLTLAIDDEPYRNSVLAREVFERIREEKLSVNKLETHTSDISNQPIRWTLMPITDVVAITKRVFGSSHCKDLKLEKVTNKIRNSIYHSERSRYPIEDKVMEFKLKWPRGSYGLPKTKTGCPSGKWEQGSRYMQVSNRNQWDETIETHWQSDSINRYWIKQHFCMKSESSDSEKDTNVNWPAGRYCIFKNGEECPSGLYSSWVRWAGHYRGKNEGTVPTGSYTTDETTIQFCCKKGGKYSDEIVLPTDKPFYLFRETFAFGCQRVYGMKVTHGSIAWGSKYGDRTTHCQSGNGPKCYTNENRLQLRLHYCYYEKLPQDGCQICTGCSFPRVV, encoded by the exons ATGATGTGGTACGTGGTACTATCCAGCCTTATTGCGGTCATAGCGGCGACCCGCACCACTTCTCAGCCTAGATATGTAGGTTTAGGTTTGGGCTACGACGTCAGGCGTGCAGACCCTACGCTTGGATATGCGGACCCTGGTTTAAAAGTGACTCGACGAATTTTGGACTTGTCTCCGAACATCTCGACGCAAGG TTTAGCTTTGCGAGGTAACATCATCTCATTCGAAAGACTCACCGATTGTATTAAAAAGCGACAGTACAAGTTCATAACTGGAAGTAAATCGTTTCAGAACATTCAACAATCTCACCTCGTACAAG ATGACGATTTCACGAACACCTCATTCATTAAAAGTGAAG AGTTTGAAAGTGTTTCCAGACAAACTCTTGAATATAGGAACGTGTTGGTGACACATTTAACTGAGTGCTCTAAAGGTGAAGGTCGCTTAAGGATGACCAGACGTCCCGGAAGTCCTGCGTTGATTGACCCAGATTTTGCCGGTGAATTGTGTTGGGTAGATTTCACGAATGCCAGGGCGGTCTCAAGGTTTATACGTCAATGGGGCACT CACGTTATAACAGGCATAGAAGTTGGTGATCTTGATGCAAGCCGCTACAGCATTTCCCGTAAAACATTCTTGAATTTTGCACTTGCA AAAGCCTCCCCAATTAAGATTTGCTTCAGAGGTGAAGGTCTGACTCTAGCGATTGATGACGAACCTTACAGAAATTCTGTACTAGCAAGAGAGGTATTTGAACGCATTCGTGAAGAAAAACTGAGCGTGAACAAATTAGAAACGCACACGTCTGACATTTCCAATCAACCTATAAGATGGACACTGATGCCAATAACGGATGTGGTCGCGATAACAAAGAGGGTGTTTGGTTCGTCGCATTGTAAAGATTTAAAGCTTGAAAAAGTAACCAATAAAATCAGGAATAGTATATATCACAGCGAGCGCAGCAGATACCCAATCGAAG ACAAAGTGATGGAATTTAAGTTGAAATGGCCGCGCGGTTCTTACGGATTGCCCAAGACAAAAACTGGGTGCCCATCGGGCAAATGGGAGCAAGGTTCGAGATATATGCAAGTTTCAAATCGAAATCAGTGGGACGAAACGATTGAAACGCATTGGCAATCTGATTCGATTAACAGATATTGGATCAAAcaacatttttgtatgaaGTCAGAATCGAGTGACAGCGAGAAAGACACGAATGTAAACTGGCCAGCAGGAAGATATTGTATATTCAAAAACGGTGAAGAATGCCCAAGTG GTTTATATTCGTCATGGGTGCGGTGGGCTGGTCACTACCGTGGTAAAAATGAAGGAACAGTCCCCACCGGTTCTTATACGACGGATGAAACCACCATACAGTTCTGCTGCAAAAAGGGTGGGAAATATTCGGATGAAATAGTTCTTCCTACTGATAAACCGTTCTATCTGTTCCG GGAAACATTCGCTTTCGGATGTCAGCGTGTTTACGGTATGAAGGTAACACACGGATCGATCGCTTGGGGAAGTAAATACGGAGATCGTACAACGCACTGCCAAAGTGGCAATGGACCCAAATGTTATACTAATGAAAACAGGTTACAGCTTAGacttcattattgttattacgAAAAACTTCCAC AGGATGGTTGCCAGATATGTACTGGTTGCAGCTTCCCAAGAGTGGTTTAA